The DNA region ACTTCTGTGTTAGCTTCTTAGAGTAGTTCTTTGCAAATTGCTTTCGTACTTCTTCCTGTCTCTTTGCAAGTTTAAGTGTGTTCATCAGATTTAagctttttttcagttcataCACAGACCTGCCTACAAAGCCACAATATTTCCTTTTTGGAACAAATTCCAGAGCCTTCCTCCAGTCTCCAGTATCTTTCAGTGTTAATAAAATATGCATCATTTGGTCCAATGTGAGATTTTTGGCACCTACATTCCAAAGCAAGTACTTTTCCAATGGAAGGCTGGCAGTTTCCAGCCCCAATCGTTTTGCTTGTGCTAAAGAAACTCCTGTCTTTATGCTTCTGTCAACCATTGACCCAATGATATAGATTTTATCATGATCGAATGTCTTCATGACTTTGGGAGAATCAGCTGTCAGATAGATAATCTTGTCCTTTGGAAAGACATTTGTGTAGCACTGGTCTGTCACGGTGATAAGTAATTTGTCCCATGCCTCTCTGTAATGCTTGATAAATTCCCTATGATACTGGCTGTTGTCTTTGAAGTTACAGAAGTGAATGTGGAACGGATCCACAGATTTTCGATTACAACCTTCACTGAGTACTATCTGTCTAACTGTATTTGCTACTTCTCTGGGTGACATATCATTTTCAAAAGACATGTCAAATACTAGAGGTTGGCCAAAGACCATAGACTGAGCGGCCCTCCAATTGTGTGTTTTATCTATAGCATTGGCCCACAAACAGGCGAATGAATTCCTTTTGATCTCATCAGTTTTTGAAGCTTTCTCCTGGGTTTCCagccttctttcccttttctcatccatctttcttttgtcatttttcttgtaAAGTTCTTTTAGATGCAAGTACTTTAAATACTTCTTTTTAGATGACTTGGAAGGACATTCCATGAAAGTTTTTAGCTGTTCTTCACTGATATTTTCAGGAACCGATCTGCCAGCCAGTCTCCACATCTGCACAGTCTCACGTGCAGCAGCCAAAGTGGAAAGCTCCTTATGCTCAGAGACTGTCTCATTGACTTCTTGCAACCCAGATTTCATTACCTTCTTCCACTCATCTAAATCTAGCTTTTCAGAGGGATTGTGTGAAGTGCCCTCCTTCAAGCAAGGTGATAAAATCAGAGTTCTACAgagtggaaaaaaatcctttttcatcCCATGTTGCACAGCAAAGGGAAAGGCAGAACACCTGACGAAGTTTTTCAGAAGCATATTTGCAGACTGCATACTTAGACATCTGCTGTGTCCCAACACTTATCTGCAAAACAGCAGTAagataagagggggaaaaaaaaactgtcagTGGTCATagagaaaatacagattttcacCCATAGTAACACTGGCAAACAGTAAGTTACTTCTTCAGGAATATGAGAAGTTTGTGTTTCCACTGTTATTTTCCTActgtttataaataaaaacaatatagGTGGCACTGCTGTGAATAGACAAAGTTAGCTCTGCTGCTTAAAACAGCTGTACTTACTGCAATTCAAAGTAAGGTCACCCAACCATTAACTGAAATAGATCTCAGACAATATTTATCTGTGTCATATGACCAATAAGAACCTTTGCATCAGAAGCAAGCAGAACACCACATGGagaccaaaaatattttcatatacatCCAGAGATGCCTACCTGATTTACCTATGCTGTGAAAACACACAAGATGCTTCATCTTGTAATATGTTTTCTGGAGTATCTTTACATCATAGAAGACcacatttttgcttttatcaTTATATTCTGGAAAAGCTTCCTTGGCACTTACACACCGCAGATCACTGGAACTAATGGCACTAGCAATGCCACAGTTTGCTAAGCCAACACTACAGCCCCAGGAGGCACTCATGTCCCTTcagcccagctcccccagcagCACAAGCGTTCACATGGTCACAGGATGAACCAAATCAGAGAACTGATCTTTGGGATAGGGGAACTTTGGGACTCAGGAAAAAAACTTAGTTATCATCCAACCCAAATTAGTTTCCATTTTGATTCACTAGACAcctctaagaaagaaaaggaaatgagaaataaaCAACTAGCATAGGAAGAGACCATCTTTTTTTGCTAACTGTTCATGAAACTGATGCTAGCACAAAAAACTAAGCACATGAACTGTATAGTCCAATTAATTGCACTGTGATGCATTTGTATTTAAATGTAAGtggtttatagaaaaaaaaatactaaagaaGGTTTAACATTTTCTTTGTCCCACAGAAATCTACTTAAGTAAAATCAAGTAAGTTTCAGTGCTGAAGAAAACATTTGATCAAACATAAACATtagttctgaattttaaaaaataaactcatTATCTCCCCAATAATTTACCACCTGAAAATAATGTGATTTACAGAAGGCCAAGTTAAATCCATTTTTGCCGTTTATATATACCTGCCCAGATAGGGAGCCATAAAAAGAGAAGCAGCATATTATTGGCATAACTGGCATGCTTTTTAAGATGTTGTAATTGGTCAAATGGGTGATCAGCATTTAATTTGCTACTGTTATTAAAATAGCTGAACCAAAGTACATAATAGCATGAATTTAAGACAAAACtcaaaataaaaactttgcaACAGAGGCATTCATAATTTTGCATTTAAGTGTTAAAGGTACTGGCAAAAGTTATAaccaaaaaatgtatatattttccaGCTCGGGAAAATCAAGGGATCACTTCCTCAGTTAGCTTATATTAGTGTAGCTCCAATTAGGACAATATTTAACAGGTAGATTTATGCAGTCAGAATACCTGATGGCAGCTTTCTAACAAAACCAGTTTACCTTTCAATTTGTCCAACGTGCAGCACGCACGCTACCATGTCATCACTGCAAGAATTACTTTAAAAACCTCCTCGCAGCGCCCGGGCCTGTAGAACTGAAGATACCTCTCCGACACTTGCTTTTAGCCGGAGGCTCCCGAACAACGTTCCAGCCGCCCAACGGCCGAACCGGACCGTCACAACCCCCCcagctccgcgccccgcccccacAGCGCTCCCGCCAGCAccggccgggcccgcggcgaGAGGGCGCTCCCAAGGTcagcgggcgccgccggcgggaaGGCAGCTGGGCGCCCCGAGCTCCCCGCGCCCCCGGGGAGGCCCCCCGGCGGCAGGAGACGCGCAGCAGCGAGCAGCTcccccacccccgccgcggcgcagcccccACCTGCCCGCGCTCCGGCCCGGGCGTTCCGCTccgccctgccccgctccccgcctCCTTCCGCTGGGGAACGGAAGCGCGGCGGGCGGACGCCTTTCGGCGAAGCACGCGGCTGACGGCCACCCCGCTGCAGAGGGAGGCCCTCCGCTGTCGCCATCCCAACGAGGCGGGGCGCGCATGCGCGGAGGGGCCTGGTCCGCCGCGCCTTCCGGCCCGGGCCAGGTGCCTTGCTCTCTTCGAGGCTCCGCGGCTGCTGAGCGAAGGTTCCGGCCCTCCCCGCGTCCCTCCCCTCACCCAGGGCCTCGCGGGGTGCGGAGCTCCCGGGGGCAGGGCCAAGCGGGGGGCAGCGGCCTCACCGGGGCCCCCGGGCGGGCAAGGGGCCGGGGCGCCTCGGGCACCTCCCAGCGGGGAGCccgcgggcccggcgggggctTGCGGCGAGGCCCGGCGGCTGCCCGGTGCGGGGCgcggccctgtggggggcggcCGTTAGCGGGGCCGTTggcgggggcagccccgagcACGGCGTCCTGCTAGCggggtctttttttttgggggggggggtcctgttGGGAGAAGCGATGCTAATTTTGATGTGGGTCTGCCTAACCGTTAGGTACGGTTGGTCGTAGGAGCCGTGCCCTGTCAGGATGAGTTTTCTGCTGCCCCAGCTGACCTGTAAGAAGGAGGTGGATCAGGCAATAAAAAGCGTGGCGGAGAAGGTTTTGGTTCTTCGGTTTGGAAGGGATAATGATCCCGTTTGTCTGCAGCTGGATGATAttgtaagagctttttttttttttcttaaataaaactttttttttttcctaaataaactCTATTATGCCTGTTGCATACAAGAGAATGTCTTATGTTGCTTTTGGATAACATGGAATCTCATGATAAATATATGGTGTTTGCATGGTGACAGTTAAGTGTAAAATGAAATAACAGACTTCTACATTATTGTAGGCGTACAGAGCGGTTGATGTAGTTCTCAACATGGTGTGGTAATTTGGGCCTGCTTAAAATGATAAGACTTAAGGGAAACTGAGTTTTTAAGGCTTGCCACATTTTCTCCTCTCGTTTCTCAATCCATTTGTCATCTGTCTTTCTCACTCTCTTCAGCTTGCAAAGACATCTCATGACCTAAGTAAAATGGCAGTCATTTACCTGGTGGATGTGAACAAGGTGCCAGTGTACACCCAGTATTTTGACATCAGTTATATTCCATCTACTGTCTTTTTCTTCAATGGACAACACATGAAGGTTGATTATGGGTATGTCATCCTACCTGGCATGATCCATGATGTCTGTAGAAATTATCATCTATTTTGCCCGCAGTAATTAATACAGTCTTTCTCTATGGTACCTTGTCTGGGGGAGGTAATGTTGTTGCCAGCATCTGCACTCGTTCTGAGAACTGCACGGAGGGATAGATGGCCATAAAATTAACAGGTGTTTTGAAATACTCTTTGAGTTTCCTACAATAAGTAGGAGTCAGCTGCAAAATATGCTTGACTCTGCAAAAAAATACTGTAGTTATTAGACATTAGTCTTAGACATGACACTGCATCTTTCGGGGTTTGGGAGGTCAGGTCAAAGTATATCCCTGACTTAAGTATGCCATACCAGTGTGGTTCATGCCTTCAGAATGACCTAATCTGAATCCTCCGATTTATTTTGCATCTTTTATTGTcttaagtatttttgttttgaacattttaaaattatagttCTACCTTTATTTTATGCTTATATTTAGGTCTCCAGATCATACTAAATTTGTTGGAAGcttcaaaacaaagcaagacTTTATAGATCTGATTGAAGTGATTTACCGTGGTGCAATGCGTGGAAAACTCATTGTGAGAAGTCCTATTGATCCCAATAATATTCCTAAATATGACCTTCTCTACCAAGGAATTTAATGGGTTGGACTGAGGTAAAGGATTGCTGAAATGGTGGATGTTCTAGATCCTGTTTTTCTTCAAGCATTTTTGCCACCTTTGCCACCGTGGGACAGTTTGAGCATTTATATTGAAGGATCATATTGGTCTCCTTCTGAAGACAGACATTCTGTCACTTTAATACATCTCTAATAAATAAAGCAACATGTTCATGTGTAGAATTGATGCAAGTGAGTATTTTTTGAGCAGCACACTGACCAGCCATCACAAAACGGACAGGTTGCATATATCCACAATGACAGCGTCTCCAATGCAACCTTCTTAAGTGAAATCATTGTATAGTCTGTTAATTGTCTATTTAGTACCCTTTTTATTCAAGTGTAGTAACAGTCAaccaatctttattttaaaatttctgttcaGAACATTTAAGTGACTCTTCCTTTCTAACGGAATTTCATACTTCTACCCATTACTGAATAAACAGATGGAAGCTTTTTTGAACAATATCAGAGATGACTAAAATCTGACATGGAATTAAACGCAAAAGAGAAGCTGTTGTTCTCTATCCTCTGGTACCCAACATTACTGTTCAACAAATTTTTTTGACTGAGATGGGAACTGAAGCTGTAGTTAAATGCAAGGTTCTGTCATCTTTCGaagctgttttccagacagtGACTGATTTTAATTCTCACAGGATTAAATTAGAAATTCAGAAGAGCTATTCTGTTTATCTTTGCTATAAAAGTTATTTGAGCTTCTGCTTGCATAAATTGCAGGACTTGTATATGGACACATAAAAACTATCTCTGTTTCCCACTTCTATGTAAAAACAGTTGAGAGAAGACAGCAATGTCATTCTTGTGTATCAGTGTAGTAATCCCAGGTTGCTACGGTATAGTATTTCCAACTCACTCTGAAAAAATATGCATGGTAATGGCAATGGCTTAGTTGGTTTTAAAATGGAATTATGTTGGCTCACTGTATCATGTTTGCAACATTCCATCTCTGACTGGAGGGAGGTATTGGTATGTAATTCCCTGAAGTATCTTTCAACTTAGGGGTAGGTAGACATTCCAGCTTTTGAACGATTTCAAATATTACACAGTATATAGTGAGGAGTAACCTTGCTGTAGGAAAAAGGATAATTCAAAACACTAGATCCTTTGCATGCTCTCTGTATTCcagatttgtccttttaatgaaAGCTATGCGTTTAAGAAATTTGAGTTTTTGACCACAGTTTAATCTGATTGTAGAGGCGTGATTGCagaatacatatttaaaaaataatgcagaTAAGAGTTGATATACCTTAACATCTTTATTTTGTACAACATTAAATTTCACAGATAGCTAAGAGTTGTGTTTTAAAGCTTACAACTATGCTGCTTTTTGCTAATATTTACTTCTATTTGTTTCTCAAAAGCAAACCATCTTTAAACTTAAAACCATAaatcactctgcagcaaggggaAGGTTCTTAGATGACTGAAAGCTTGAAAGATACAGGAGTGGTTATGAAAGGAAGAGACCACCATGAAAAACACATCAGTGTGCTTTTACTTATTATCTTTCttcttatttgtgctacttcggGTTGCAATAGGTGAACGTGTAAAGGCTGTTACGGTCTTGGCTTTCAGTGTGCTCTTCAGGTATTTAAAGATGGCATGTAAGCAACAGGAAGGTGCTAAGCCATACTTTTCAGTTCCAGCAGAGACAGTAGGACAATTCACTTTCACAAGGGAACCCACAGGTTTATCTAGAGGCTTATTATTTGATACCCATTCACGGCAATATTTTTGTATCCATTCTTGTATTTGTGGATCATTTCTAGTCTGGTGCTGTGTATTGTGCATGGAGTCGATGAATGCCACAGAGTACACTTTATTCATTACCTCCCATTTTCTCTGCATGAGCAGATCAATGAACACCAAGCCACCATAGCCATGGGCAATGAAGGCCACATTCTTGGCTGCgctctttgaaataaaatgatCCCATATATACAGGGTATGCTCCTCAGGGCTACTGCTGCACCTTTTGGGGATCGACCAGGGGGACTGCATAGAAGACGATGATCCTTCCCTGGTAGAAATGCTTaacctctccttttctgtcttcaGATCCATGAAGTTGTCATTGGGATTCAGTACAATCACTCCCCTGTGGCTTTGAAGGGCCATTTTGATGAATGGTATTTGTGTTCCGTGGTCCAAGCCCTCACTGATAATGGTCTTTTGCCCCCACTGTCCAGCACGAAAGACTCCACGGTCTTGAAGAAGGACAGTTAGGCTAGAGGTATTTGTTAGTGCTTTCTCACTCATGAAAAAGAAACTTCTCGGTTCATCCTCTGTAGCATCAGTAGGAATATAGACTTTCTGCAGCATGCAAACTCTTTCCAGGAGCTCATAAACATATTGGGTAAGCAGATGTCCCAATACTTGATAGCGTTTATGATTCCTCTCATGTGCATTCTTGTAATAATTGAAAACAAAGGACTCATTGGTGTCCAGATGCCTCAATTCCCCTTTTATATTGAAGTCGTAGTTCAGTTGTTCTTGATACTCTGAACCCTCTACTAGTTTCCTCAAGCTTAGTTCGTGCTCTATTTGTAACCACTACAAATTAAGAGGATTTATGTCAATAAAGTGATAGAGCTTTATACAACTgcataaagaaaatatattagaaGTCAGATTTTAAAATGGTGACACACAAAGTATTCATAAACAAAAACTGTCTTTTGGTGGTCTGTAGTAAACCAGCTGTTTGTAAAGTCTCTCACACATTCCAGTCGCTAAATTACAATACCAATACATTAATACAAATCCTTCCAGTTATTACTTCATCCCTCTCAGCACTTGCCACATGGACATTATAGAATGAATCATGGAATAAACTAGCCACTGTTTGAAACAGTACTGCAATGTAAGTATTATTCTCTATGAGATTTGCCTTGTAAGAATATTTTCTCTGTTCCAGCAAGGCCCAACTAACCGTATGCTCTCCTGTAAAATTTGTCATCATCATAGATGCAAATCTTTGCCTCTGGGACTGTAGAAAATTTCTctctataaaagaaaataaacctgaGTTAATGCAGGCTTTATTATGTACTTTATTTTGGGGTGTATCTGTAAAATGTATCAGTTGCTGACATGGAAGGCCATCTAAAATGCTTCAGATAGTTCCAAGTTATGAGCTAAAATCTCATGTTTGTATTTTACATCTGACCATAAGTTAAGTTAAAGCTAAATCTTCTCGTCAGTGTGAACCCAAACAGCTGtcaaaaacagtttttcacaGCTTCCCATTACCTAATATAAAGGCATTACCAAGAGGAGAAAATAGCTGTTAGTATTTCAGAAAGTTATGCCTAAAACTAAAAATTCTgaagctgcactgaaaaaaaaaaatctcatttccatGCTCAAAGGATTTCTACAGAGGACATCAGCTGAAGACTACTGTGACAGCTGCAGGTATTATGCTGCTGCATGCTGATTTAGATCAGGGCTTAAGTCGAATTAGCAAAATGTGATTGGCAAGATGATTTAAGCATCCTCCTGTTTGGTTATGTATTAattctttaaaatagtttttttgatTCCTTCCacaagtcttcttttttttttttcctgtccccttGCTGTTTCTTAGCCTCTGCTTCGACTATGCTTTACAAAATTTACAAATTTGCTGATCTTGTTACTACTCGTTGTTAGATTCAGGGAAACTTGTGTGACAGCTGCCGTGCTATTACTTGCTCCCCTCCATGTACATTTCCCCCCCAGCGGCTTTCCAATACCGAACTAAAACCAGGGGAGCAGAAAAACACTCGGGAGAGCGGGCAGCCGCGGCGGCCTGAGGGAGCCGAAGGCAGCGGCCTCCCACCGGTGGACGGTTGGGCAGGCGCGAGCGCTCAGAGCGCGGCTACGAGGTGTGCGCGGCGCCCGGCCGTtacgccggcggggcgggggggggcggggcgaggcagCCAGGAGGCGGTGCCCAGCCCGGAAGTAGCCGGGGAAGCTGCGCAGGCGGCGGTGGGGCCCGGATAAACAACGGTGACAAGCGCAGCGGCGGTGAGTGCCGCGGGGCGGCTGtgggggtgctgctgctgcccgctTCCCCCCCGCCCACAAGCTGAGGGCGTCTCAGCCGCTTCCCCCGGGCTGGGGGACGTGTCGGCGGCAGGGAAGTGCCGGTGGGGCTGCGCCTGAGGCAGCCGCCTCGGTGTCCCCCGCCGGGACGGCGGCTTGCCTTACCGCTCTGCCTTGCCGTGCCGGGCATCCTCCGTCTCGTGGGCCCCCGGCGGCAGTGCCGGGTCGCTGCCCTCCGCCTGTGCCCTAGGGGGCTCACGGAGCGGCGCTGCGCCTTTTAACTTGTCAGGAGAGGCTGaagtgtgttggggggggg from Apteryx mantelli isolate bAptMan1 chromosome 1, bAptMan1.hap1, whole genome shotgun sequence includes:
- the TRMT10C gene encoding tRNA methyltransferase 10 homolog C, giving the protein MQSANMLLKNFVRCSAFPFAVQHGMKKDFFPLCRTLILSPCLKEGTSHNPSEKLDLDEWKKVMKSGLQEVNETVSEHKELSTLAAARETVQMWRLAGRSVPENISEEQLKTFMECPSKSSKKKYLKYLHLKELYKKNDKRKMDEKRERRLETQEKASKTDEIKRNSFACLWANAIDKTHNWRAAQSMVFGQPLVFDMSFENDMSPREVANTVRQIVLSEGCNRKSVDPFHIHFCNFKDNSQYHREFIKHYREAWDKLLITVTDQCYTNVFPKDKIIYLTADSPKVMKTFDHDKIYIIGSMVDRSIKTGVSLAQAKRLGLETASLPLEKYLLWNVGAKNLTLDQMMHILLTLKDTGDWRKALEFVPKRKYCGFVGRSVYELKKSLNLMNTLKLAKRQEEVRKQFAKNYSKKLTQK
- the TXNL4B gene encoding thioredoxin-like protein 4B — encoded protein: MSFLLPQLTCKKEVDQAIKSVAEKVLVLRFGRDNDPVCLQLDDILAKTSHDLSKMAVIYLVDVNKVPVYTQYFDISYIPSTVFFFNGQHMKVDYGSPDHTKFVGSFKTKQDFIDLIEVIYRGAMRGKLIVRSPIDPNNIPKYDLLYQGI
- the LOC106490560 gene encoding putative protein ARB2BP, with the translated sequence MDYYGKANLLLMNGTGGGQRPGTAAGGPRDGGCPARQGRAWLQIEHELSLRKLVEGSEYQEQLNYDFNIKGELRHLDTNESFVFNYYKNAHERNHKRYQVLGHLLTQYVYELLERVCMLQKVYIPTDATEDEPRSFFFMSEKALTNTSSLTVLLQDRGVFRAGQWGQKTIISEGLDHGTQIPFIKMALQSHRGVIVLNPNDNFMDLKTEKERLSISTREGSSSSMQSPWSIPKRCSSSPEEHTLYIWDHFISKSAAKNVAFIAHGYGGLVFIDLLMQRKWEVMNKVYSVAFIDSMHNTQHQTRNDPQIQEWIQKYCREWVSNNKPLDKPVGSLVKVNCPTVSAGTEKYGLAPSCCLHAIFKYLKSTLKAKTVTAFTRSPIATRSSTNKKKDNK